From Ailuropoda melanoleuca isolate Jingjing chromosome 8, ASM200744v2, whole genome shotgun sequence, a single genomic window includes:
- the LOC100477421 gene encoding left-right determination factor 1-like isoform X1, whose protein sequence is MITELPRQQWLEAPGWCGMQTGLCACSRRPPPRGSWTRLAAELPGGPRGVASLPPPQARPRAGYKAGPAWPSAQPAGTLPEPPGGTRLSAPPLLLRPTRGTMRPLWLCWALWALPLSGPGAALSGEQIRGRLLQQLHLSEVPVLDEGDVGELVTPAHVMAQYVALLQRSHRARSRGKRFSQEFREVAGRWLASEASTHLLVFSMERRLPPNSELVRAVLRLFQEPVPRAALRRHERLSPHSARARVTIEWLHVRDDSSNRTSLVDSRLVSLHESGWKAFDVTEAVTFWQQLSRPREPLLLQVTVQREHLGPPASGAHKLVRFASQGPAGTGQGEPQLELHTLDLGAYGAQGDCDPEVPLTEATRCCRQEVYIDLRGMKWAENWVLEPPGFLAYECVGTCQQPPQPLPFKWPFLGPRQCVASETASLPVIVSMKEGGRPRPQVVSLPNMRVQKCSCSWDGAPVPRKLEP, encoded by the exons ATGATCACTGAGCTGCCCAGACAGCAGTGGCTGGAGGCCCCAGGCTGGTGTGGCATGCAGACAGGCCTTTGTGCCTGTTCTAGACGGCCCCCTCCTCGAGGCTCCTGGACCCGTCTGGCCGCTGAGCTCCCAGGAGGTCCGAGGGGtgtggcctccctccctccaccccaggcccGTCCCAGGGCTGGCTATAAAgctggcccagcctggccctctGCACAGCCCGCGGGGACCCTCCCGGAGCCTCCTGGGGGGACACGTCTGTCTGCTCCGCCCCTCCTCCTCCGTCCCACGCGCGGCACCATGAGGCCGCTGTGGCTGTGCTGGGCGCTCTGGGCGCTGCCCCTTTCCGGCCCCGGGGCCGCCCTGAGTGGGGAGCAGATCCGGGGCCGTCTGCTGCAGCAGCTGCACCTCAGCGAGGTGCCCGTCCTGGACGAGGGCGACGTCGGGGAGCTGGTCACCCCTGCCCACGTGATGGCGCAGTACGTGGCCCTGCTGCAGCGCAGCCACAGGGCCCGCTCTCGAGGGAAGAGGTTCAGCCAGGAATTCCGAG AGGTGGCGGGCAGGTGGCTGGCATCCGAGGCCTCCACGCACCTGCTGGTGTTCAGCATGGAGCGGCGGCTGCCCCCCAACAGCGAGCTGGTGCGGGCCGTGCTGCGCCTCTTCCAGGAGCCGGTGCCCAGGGCCGCGCTCCGCAGGCACGAGCGGCTGTCCCCGCACAGCGCCCGTGCCCGCGTCACCATTGAGTGGCTGCACGTCCGGGACGACAGCTCCAACCGCACCTCCCTGGTGGACTCCAG GCTGGTGTCCCTCCACGAGAGTGGCTGGAAGGCCTTCGACGTGACCGAGGCCGTGACCTTCTGGCAGCAGCTGAGCCGGCCTCGGGAGCCCCTGCTCCTGCAGGTGACGGTGCAGAGGGAGCACCTGGGCCCCCCAGCCTCGGGGGCCCACAAGCTGGTGCGCTTTGCCTCCCAGGGGCCGGCAGGCACCGGGCAGGGCGAGCCCCAGCTGGAGCTGCACACGCTGGACCTGGGGGCCTATGG AGCTCAGGGCGATTGTGACCCCGAGGTGCCCTTGACGGAAGCCACCCGCTGCTGCCGCCAGGAAGTGTACATTGACCTGCGGGGGATGAAGTGGGCTGAGAACTGGGTCCTGGAGCCCCCCGGCTTCCTGGCCTACGAGTGTGTGGGCACCTGCCAGCAGCCCCCGCAGCCCCTGCCCTTCAAGTGGCCGTTTCTGGGGCCGCGGCAGTGCGTCGCCTCGGAGACGGCCTCGCTGCCCGTGATCGTTAGCatgaaggagggaggcaggcccAGGCCGCAGGTGGTCAGCCTGCCCAACATGAGGGTGCAGAAGTGCAGCTGCTCCTGGGATGGGGCGCCCGTGCCCAGGAAGCTGGAGCCTTAG
- the LOC100477421 gene encoding left-right determination factor 1-like isoform X2, translating into MLSLPLPSSCTPTSGTHVCSCSQNKIKYFKKQTDKKAACLCTEAKPQPTHSPWGFLGISLRSPWGLLGKCCSLARALPPLLPPWWWRGLLTLLLSPEVAGRWLASEASTHLLVFSMERRLPPNSELVRAVLRLFQEPVPRAALRRHERLSPHSARARVTIEWLHVRDDSSNRTSLVDSRLVSLHESGWKAFDVTEAVTFWQQLSRPREPLLLQVTVQREHLGPPASGAHKLVRFASQGPAGTGQGEPQLELHTLDLGAYGAQGDCDPEVPLTEATRCCRQEVYIDLRGMKWAENWVLEPPGFLAYECVGTCQQPPQPLPFKWPFLGPRQCVASETASLPVIVSMKEGGRPRPQVVSLPNMRVQKCSCSWDGAPVPRKLEP; encoded by the exons atgctctctcttcctctgccctcctcgtGCACCCCCACCTCGGGCACCCACgtgtgctcttgctctcaaaataaaataaaatattttaaaaaacaaacagataagaAGGCTGCATGTCTGTGCACTGAGGCAAAGCCCCAGCCCACACATTCTCCCTGGGGATTCCTGGGGATCTCCCTGCGATCTCCCTGGGGACTCCTGGGAAAATGCTGTTCCCTGGCCCGGGCCCTGCCCCCCTTGCTGCCGCCCTGGTGGTGGAGAGGCCTCCTGACCCTGCTCCTGTCCCCAGAGGTGGCGGGCAGGTGGCTGGCATCCGAGGCCTCCACGCACCTGCTGGTGTTCAGCATGGAGCGGCGGCTGCCCCCCAACAGCGAGCTGGTGCGGGCCGTGCTGCGCCTCTTCCAGGAGCCGGTGCCCAGGGCCGCGCTCCGCAGGCACGAGCGGCTGTCCCCGCACAGCGCCCGTGCCCGCGTCACCATTGAGTGGCTGCACGTCCGGGACGACAGCTCCAACCGCACCTCCCTGGTGGACTCCAG GCTGGTGTCCCTCCACGAGAGTGGCTGGAAGGCCTTCGACGTGACCGAGGCCGTGACCTTCTGGCAGCAGCTGAGCCGGCCTCGGGAGCCCCTGCTCCTGCAGGTGACGGTGCAGAGGGAGCACCTGGGCCCCCCAGCCTCGGGGGCCCACAAGCTGGTGCGCTTTGCCTCCCAGGGGCCGGCAGGCACCGGGCAGGGCGAGCCCCAGCTGGAGCTGCACACGCTGGACCTGGGGGCCTATGG AGCTCAGGGCGATTGTGACCCCGAGGTGCCCTTGACGGAAGCCACCCGCTGCTGCCGCCAGGAAGTGTACATTGACCTGCGGGGGATGAAGTGGGCTGAGAACTGGGTCCTGGAGCCCCCCGGCTTCCTGGCCTACGAGTGTGTGGGCACCTGCCAGCAGCCCCCGCAGCCCCTGCCCTTCAAGTGGCCGTTTCTGGGGCCGCGGCAGTGCGTCGCCTCGGAGACGGCCTCGCTGCCCGTGATCGTTAGCatgaaggagggaggcaggcccAGGCCGCAGGTGGTCAGCCTGCCCAACATGAGGGTGCAGAAGTGCAGCTGCTCCTGGGATGGGGCGCCCGTGCCCAGGAAGCTGGAGCCTTAG